In the genome of Streptomyces sp. Q6, the window CGAGGAGAACGCGTCGGGGGGCGACAGGCGGCACGACGGCGACATGTCGATCCTGGGGCCCTGGCTCGACCGGATCACGGCGACGATGGGCGGCCTCCCCGGTCACTGGACGTCCGCGATCCTCGTCCCGAACTCCCTGGCCAAGCGCACCGCCCAGAACTACGGCTTCCCCGCGGGGAACATCGCGATCTGGGACGCCGACTCGCAGAAGGGCGTCGAGGAGGCGATCGGCACCGTGCGCGCCGCCGCGACGAGCTTCCTGCGAGGGCGGGAGCAAGGGGTGCGCGGCACGAAGAACCTCTTCGCCGTCGGGCAGGACATATCCGTCGACGACGTGCGGGCGAACCTCGAACCGATTCCGGCGGACAAATACCGGCTCCTCAAGGTCGACAAGGAGATCGAGATACGTCCGTTCGTCGACTCGCATCCGGGTGTCACCTACGAACGCGGCTCTTGCTACTACCAGTTGGGTGCCCGCGCCCAGGTTCAGCTGAACAAAGAAGTCATCGTCGTGGAGAAGGACACCGACCGCGCCTATACGGGCGACGCGGCACGCACCCTTCTGTTCGGCAGCGGAATTCAGGGAACCGTCTCCGTGAAGGCGGGGAACAATCCCACGTTGGAGGTGTATGTGCAGAGCCGCTCGGTGAACAGGAAACTCAAGCCGAATACGCGTCTGCTCATCATGCTGTGACGCATTCGCTACCCCGCCGGCGTCTCTGACGCAAGCAAGTCGAGGGCCGGGGACCGGGGCGAGCGTCGCGCGACGCGGGGCTCGGAGGCGACAACCTTCGAGCCCCGCCGTGACGGGGGAGACACGGCGGGGCCCAGCACATCGAGTGCCCCGGCGGCGGACCTTCAATCCCCCCGAGCAACCACGCAGGTCAGACCACTCTCGTCACACCCGTTGACGTCCACCCCACCGCACCCAAGAATGAGGCGCATCCCTCGTTGACAACGTTGTCCACCCAGAGAGGCCCACCTCGTGCCGCACGCACTTCCCCCGGTCGACCGCCGGAGGTTCCTCCAACTCATCGGCGTCACCGCCGCCCTGACGACTCTTCCCACGGCGCTCGGTTCCGCCTCGGCCCGGGCGGCCGACGGGACCGGCACTCCCCCGGACGCGGTCGCGGCGACGTACCACCGGGTGCTTCTCGACCACACCCACTGGTCCGAGACGCAGTGGGACGCGGCCCAAGGGGCGTACACCGGGAAGGACTTCGGTTTCGCCGTGGTGCTGGGCCATGCCGTCCTGCTCACGCACGGCACGTACGACGAGGGCCTCGCCGGAATCGACCGCGACACGCTCAAGCGGCGCACGCTCGCCACGCTCAAGCGGTTCGCCGCCACCAACCGGCTGACCGGCGGCACCGAGTGGGGTCGAAAGCTGTTCTTCGACACCACGTTCCAGTCGTACTTCGTGCTCGCCGCCCGCCTGCTGTGGGACGACCTCGATGCCACGACGCGCGCCCACATCGACACCATCACGCGCGAGCAGGCGGCCTACACCGACAAGTTGGGCACCGCGGACGACCCCGACTCGGGTGACTGGACGCCGAACGGGCTGGACGGCGGGCACGTCGGCGACACCAAACTGGAGGAGATGGGCCTGTACGCCCAGACCCTGGCCCCCGCCCTGGCCTGGGCTCCGGACGACGCGCGCCACGGGGCCTGGGCGGCCGCGTACGGGACGTGGTCGCGCAACGAGGCCGGGCTGCCGCCGGCCGATCTCGCCAACCCGGCCCGCGTGGACGGCGTTCCCGTGTCCGCCAACACGGCCAGGAACCTGTACGACACGTTCATCGTCGAGAACCACGGCTCGTTCGGCCCGCACTACCAGGAGGAGCTGTGGCGCACCTCCGGTCGTAACGCGGCACACTTCCTCGCCGCCGGGCGGCCGCTGCCCGAGGTCCTGACGAAGCAGCCCAACGCGCGACCGTTGTGGCGCACGCTGCTCGGTGTCATGAGCGATGCCGGTGAACCGCTGATGCCGATGGTCAACGACCGCGAGCATCTCTACGGCCGCGACGTGATCCCGCTCGCCTTCCTCGCGCAGGTGGCGGGCGACCGGGCGGCGGCGCGCGCGGAGCAGGAGCTCGCCGACCGGCTGGAGGCGTACCAGAAGTATCCGCCGGAGCACCGGATGGCCAAGTTCTCGGGTGAGCCGAAGTACGAGCCGGAGGCGCGCGCCGAGATCGCCATCAGCTATCTGCTCCACGTGTGGGCGGCGGCGGCCGGGCGGCGCGTGGAGCCGCTCTCGCGCGCCGAGTTGTTCGCCGAGGCGGCGGGCGTGACGGACTTCGGGACCGGCCCCGGCCTGGTCTCGCACCAGACGCCGGCGGCGTGGGCGGGCGCGGTCAGCAAGCCGGGCTTCGTGAAGTTCGCCTGGCAACCCGCTCACGACGACTGGCTGTTCCGGCTCAGCGGCGCGACACCGATGTTCCTGCCGACGACGGCGGGCAAGGTCCTCGGGCGGTCCGTGCGGCTGTACGAGTCCGTGCGCGACGGCTACGACGCGAGCGCGACCGTGCTGCGCCTGGAGAAGGGGCACGCGGGATTCGCGACGCTGCCGAGCGGCGCCGTCGTCTACGCGACCACGGGCACCGCCGTCGGCGAGGGCCACGTGGAGATCCACAATCTGACGATGCCGGGCATGGCGGGCCTCGGCGGCTCCCGCACGTACCGGTGCGCCGAGGGCGAGGTCTCGGTACGGGCCAAGGACCTGTCGCCCGCCTCCGGTGCCGCCCGGGTCGACGACATCACGTTCACCCCCACCACGGTCCGGCACGTGCGCATGCTCGGGGTGCGCCCCGATCCGTCGTACGGGTACTCGCTGTACGCCGTCGAGGTGCGCGACGGCGCGGACGGCACCGACCTCGCCCGCGGGGCGGCGGCCACGGCGTCCTCGTACGACACCGGCAAGGCGCCGGGGCTCGCGGTCGACGGTGACGCGGCGAGCCGC includes:
- a CDS encoding vWA domain-containing protein; protein product: MPAKKIRHKVNHVALVVDCSGSMRPHESQLIRVVDEFVAGLKAESDSLGHETRISLYSFDHRVENLVWDMDVKHLPSMRGLYQVNNGATALIEASLKSLDDLSHIWEEYGEHSFLQIVVTDGEENASGGDRRHDGDMSILGPWLDRITATMGGLPGHWTSAILVPNSLAKRTAQNYGFPAGNIAIWDADSQKGVEEAIGTVRAAATSFLRGREQGVRGTKNLFAVGQDISVDDVRANLEPIPADKYRLLKVDKEIEIRPFVDSHPGVTYERGSCYYQLGARAQVQLNKEVIVVEKDTDRAYTGDAARTLLFGSGIQGTVSVKAGNNPTLEVYVQSRSVNRKLKPNTRLLIML
- a CDS encoding discoidin domain-containing protein, coding for MPHALPPVDRRRFLQLIGVTAALTTLPTALGSASARAADGTGTPPDAVAATYHRVLLDHTHWSETQWDAAQGAYTGKDFGFAVVLGHAVLLTHGTYDEGLAGIDRDTLKRRTLATLKRFAATNRLTGGTEWGRKLFFDTTFQSYFVLAARLLWDDLDATTRAHIDTITREQAAYTDKLGTADDPDSGDWTPNGLDGGHVGDTKLEEMGLYAQTLAPALAWAPDDARHGAWAAAYGTWSRNEAGLPPADLANPARVDGVPVSANTARNLYDTFIVENHGSFGPHYQEELWRTSGRNAAHFLAAGRPLPEVLTKQPNARPLWRTLLGVMSDAGEPLMPMVNDREHLYGRDVIPLAFLAQVAGDRAAARAEQELADRLEAYQKYPPEHRMAKFSGEPKYEPEARAEIAISYLLHVWAAAAGRRVEPLSRAELFAEAAGVTDFGTGPGLVSHQTPAAWAGAVSKPGFVKFAWQPAHDDWLFRLSGATPMFLPTTAGKVLGRSVRLYESVRDGYDASATVLRLEKGHAGFATLPSGAVVYATTGTAVGEGHVEIHNLTMPGMAGLGGSRTYRCAEGEVSVRAKDLSPASGAARVDDITFTPTTVRHVRMLGVRPDPSYGYSLYAVEVRDGADGTDLARGAAATASSYDTGKAPGLAVDGDAASRWAVSKAQRQRADSWWAVDLGAAHEIDRVTLRWEAAAGRAYRVQGSADGTDWVDLAAWPTPAVSSRGGWLDVDGRAGFVVRGADLPITVFDDTIVLADGPAAPVVVEGFPGASVSDLRAHADASAPTADHDAVRAAFTDDHLSLFNLSDDAVSARVELRQRGSRTVCFEGVQTVTRDGVVYEAELGAAQAVVLAPRVTLTPLSGGALPAGLRVHVVDGATVRLSGAACRVRVAAQGRDTVAVVGSGRPTTATLRGAVAYPFDDLALGRTVFPTSPLPDGMSDPAAAVDGDPDTAWTPGPDGRLVVDLGAVRPVGRVEAAWTTAGAPQAAVEFSEDGSTYRSAGRTGGRGRLRSLTTEGSARYVSFEVTGTPRAGARLVRLSVRA